The Terriglobus roseus sequence CACTCTGTGTGCTCCTGCTCCCAAGTGGCGCCGCATCCGCCCAGTCGGCGGTAGCTACCACCAACGCGCCAGCACCGCCACAGCAGACGGGGCCGCACATCCTGCGCACCTTCCACCTGCATTACACCGATACGCAGGCGGATCAGAACGAGATCGTCACAGCCATCCGGAACCTCTCGTCGCCGCAACTGCGGGTCTACCTGGTTCCGTCGCGCAACGAGATTGCAGCGAATGGCAGCCCTGAAGACCTGAAGATGATCGAAGATCTGCTTGCCAAGCTTGATGTTCCGCACAAACTCTATCGACTCACTTATACCTTCACGGAGAGCGACGGAGGCAAGCGCATCGGTGTGTCGCGCTACGCTATGACGCTCGCGCCGGGGCAGCGCATGCAGATGAAGCAGGGTAGCCGCGTGCCCTTGGTCACCGGTTCCGTAGGACATGATGCCCAACCAATGAAGCAGACACAATACATCGACGTCGGGCTCAACTTCGACTCTGAGGTCGAGGAGTATGGTGCGGGGATCCGACTGAAATCAATGGTGGAACAATCCTCGGTGGCTGAAGAGAAGTCCGGCATGGGGCCGGAAGATCCCGTAATCCGGCAGACCAAGGTTGAGGGAGTTTCAATCCTCACGGAGGGAAAGTCGATGTCGCTTGGAGAACTGGACGTCGTAGGCAGCACCCGCCACATGCAGGTAGATGCGGTGATCGAAGCCGTGAAGTAAGTTGCATGCGCTTCCGCACCGGGGTTTCGCAGGTAAACTCGATCTCGAAAAAAAGCCCGCGATCGGACTGCAAGATATCTAGGTCGTGCTCGCGTCAGCTCGGACGGTGAAAGCAGAGAAGGCCGGGGCATGTAGTTCCGGCCTTCTCTATTTTCGTCCTCGGCTCTTCGTTAGAAGGTAATTTTCGCGCCGAACTGCGTGTTGAAGGGCTCACCCGCACCAATGCCAGGGGCCCCGTTGTAGTCGCCGATGGTGTCATTGAGCGTAAAGGTTCCACCGGAGTTATTGCTGGATGGTGGGGCAAAGTTAATGCGGTTCCCCAGGTTAAAGAGTTCGGCACGGAACTGGATGTTCACACGTTCAGCGATGCGTGTGTTCTTAAAGAACGACAGATCCATGTCGCCATAACCGGGGCCGTAAAACTGGTTACGACGCAGCGTGCCGAAGGTTCCCTGAGGAGCATCGGAGAATGCGGCCGGATTCAGCCACGAAGCGCCAGTCTTGCGCTGACGAAAGCCAGCATAAGGATCAGGCAATATTTGCACTGCTCGATCCGTCCCCTCGTTGGTGCCGCTGACATTCCCAGACGCAGCAATATTGAAGGGTTGGCCACCGTGATAAGACGCGAGTGCATTGACCTGCCATCCGCTGGTCAGCATTTTCAGGTAGTTTGAGCCGGGTAGTTCATACGAGGCAAACATCACGAACGTGTTGCGAACATCGTAATCGGAATTACCGTACTGACCTTTGAAGTTACGGCTATCCTGCGGCAACTCACCACGATACTGCGAAGTTTCATCCAGATTATGACTCCAGGTGTAAGTCCCCGAAGCCGAGATGCGGTGCCAGTTGTTGACACGAAGCTGTGTCTGCAGTGAGTTGTAGTTGGAGGTGCCGATGCTCTGAACTTCATTGATATTGCCGTACTGCGGATAGAGAGAGAAGTAAGGGCGGGTCACTTGTCGCGCACTGTTGTTTGCGTAGACGCCCGGCAGCGCCTGGTTAATGTCAAGCAGCGCAAGCAGATGCCTCGCCTGGCTACCCACGTACCCGACCTGTGCGATGACGCCCGGGGCGAGCGTCTGTTCCACGTTGAGGGAATAGTTCTGATTCACCGACGGGCGGAAGTTCTTGTTGATGCTGAAAACTCCACAGGGTGCCGCGGTCGTGCAACTCACGCCTGTGGACGTGCCAAAGATGTTTTGTCCCTGCGCGATCTGGACCTCACCCACGTCGATTGTGAAGACGGGATTGGGACCTACAGGGTTACCTTCTACACCATTGGGGGCAGCATTGCCGGGCCGGTTGTCGAGGAAAGGATTTAGGTTCGGTGTGTCGTAATAAAAGCCATAACCCGCACGCAATACCGTTGTGTTACTGAGTGAGTAATTCAACCCAAGGCGGGGACTAAACGCGCCGTAGTACTTCTGATAGAGACTATCGATCTGATTACCCTGGAATGCGATGCCGGAGGGCGTGAGGCCTGGGCGAAAGACCGAAAGATCCTGCAGGCCATTATGTAGCGGACC is a genomic window containing:
- a CDS encoding secretin N-terminal domain-containing protein, yielding MKISLATTALCVLLLPSGAASAQSAVATTNAPAPPQQTGPHILRTFHLHYTDTQADQNEIVTAIRNLSSPQLRVYLVPSRNEIAANGSPEDLKMIEDLLAKLDVPHKLYRLTYTFTESDGGKRIGVSRYAMTLAPGQRMQMKQGSRVPLVTGSVGHDAQPMKQTQYIDVGLNFDSEVEEYGAGIRLKSMVEQSSVAEEKSGMGPEDPVIRQTKVEGVSILTEGKSMSLGELDVVGSTRHMQVDAVIEAVK